In the genome of Paenibacillus pabuli, one region contains:
- a CDS encoding response regulator transcription factor → MNSKRKILIIEDEHDISRILRDYLTKNQYEAAVAVNGQDGLQMMDMLQPDYIILDIMLPDMDGIDVCREIRRRNNIPILILSARGSDTDKVLGLGFGADDYMTKPFSLSELLARINAHFRRYDSVSTEQDHTHILRLGNLQIDKKAYKVTVDGKEVSLSAKEFELLHYLASNKNQVFSKSQLLDAIWGYAAYGDENTVTVYIRRLREKIEADPSHPTVLKTVWGVGYKFNVE, encoded by the coding sequence ATGAACTCTAAACGTAAAATTCTCATTATCGAGGATGAGCACGATATTTCGCGCATTTTGCGAGACTATTTGACGAAGAATCAGTATGAAGCGGCAGTAGCCGTTAATGGTCAGGACGGCCTGCAGATGATGGATATGCTGCAGCCGGATTATATCATTCTGGACATCATGCTTCCGGATATGGATGGCATTGATGTATGCCGTGAAATTCGGAGACGAAATAACATCCCCATTCTCATTCTGAGTGCGAGGGGAAGTGATACGGATAAGGTGCTCGGGCTTGGATTTGGCGCGGATGACTATATGACCAAACCTTTCTCCCTAAGCGAGTTACTGGCCCGCATCAATGCTCATTTCAGACGATATGATAGTGTGAGCACAGAACAAGATCACACCCATATACTGCGTCTGGGTAACCTCCAGATTGACAAGAAAGCCTATAAGGTCACCGTCGACGGTAAAGAGGTTTCTCTCTCTGCCAAGGAATTTGAGCTGCTGCATTATCTGGCGAGCAACAAAAATCAGGTCTTCTCGAAGTCCCAATTGCTTGATGCGATCTGGGGATATGCCGCCTATGGCGATGAGAATACCGTTACTGTGTACATACGCAGATTGAGAGAGAAAATTGAGGCAGATCCCTCCCACCCGACTGTTCTGAAGACGGTGTGGGGCGTCGGATACAAATTTAATGTTGAATAG
- a CDS encoding sensor histidine kinase translates to MSLNTWSARWLKTSFFLLLILVGCGLVLFLNQLESRNSTESTLSIQQVRLRVNPILLDLEQNIHLLQEPVVREHLLSIVKENEVELSYVGLDGTILLSSSPAFEGRQINLRSALHYDLNHAAQATNGNDSLNIAFPVMAGPESSQIGNAIFTIPKAMVMVKETTILPFFILGVLLVTSTILGIYLVLMKRKFKTQVLSPIHQLKQHAESILKGQYNEPIQYNRMNEMSELYAMFDLMRTEIMHLSELRIRQETAQKELITNISHDIKTPITTVKAYIEAIQEGMCSDRDTLMEYMKVMQTNTDKTARLVEDLLVHALQELGQISVEPRELYSGPAFESMLKPIGHVVLTSGMIYEAPDNIPNVLIQMDPIRIEQVISNLVSNALKHTSPGDAIRVNIALEDEQFHVTIADSGQGIRAQDMPFVFERYFKGKTSWSNKHAHEGTGLGLSICKSIIEAHGGHISFSSKEGQGTIFQFNLPIC, encoded by the coding sequence ATGTCACTGAACACCTGGTCCGCAAGATGGCTGAAAACATCATTCTTCCTCCTGTTGATTCTGGTCGGATGCGGTCTGGTTTTATTTCTTAATCAACTTGAAAGCAGAAATTCTACTGAGTCTACACTGTCCATCCAGCAAGTCCGTCTCCGGGTTAACCCCATCCTGCTCGACCTGGAGCAGAACATTCATCTACTGCAGGAACCAGTAGTTCGGGAACATCTTCTTTCTATCGTCAAGGAAAACGAGGTTGAGCTTTCCTATGTCGGATTGGACGGAACGATACTGCTGTCTTCTTCTCCCGCCTTCGAAGGGAGACAAATCAATCTGCGTTCAGCCCTGCATTATGATCTGAATCATGCCGCACAGGCCACGAACGGAAACGATTCGCTTAACATCGCTTTCCCTGTTATGGCTGGTCCCGAAAGTAGCCAAATTGGCAATGCCATCTTCACAATTCCCAAGGCTATGGTTATGGTGAAAGAAACGACGATACTTCCTTTCTTTATTCTGGGCGTCCTTCTGGTCACCTCCACGATACTTGGCATCTATCTGGTGTTGATGAAGAGAAAATTTAAGACACAGGTGCTCTCTCCCATTCATCAGTTGAAGCAGCATGCCGAATCCATCCTCAAAGGACAGTATAATGAACCGATTCAATATAATCGGATGAATGAAATGAGCGAACTATACGCCATGTTTGATCTGATGCGTACAGAAATTATGCATTTAAGTGAACTTCGTATCCGGCAGGAAACTGCGCAAAAAGAACTCATTACTAATATTTCTCACGATATCAAAACGCCGATTACAACAGTCAAAGCCTATATAGAAGCCATTCAAGAAGGAATGTGCTCCGATAGGGATACGCTGATGGAGTATATGAAAGTCATGCAGACCAATACGGACAAAACAGCCCGGCTTGTTGAGGACCTGCTTGTTCATGCACTGCAGGAGCTGGGGCAGATTTCTGTAGAGCCGCGTGAATTATACAGCGGCCCTGCCTTTGAGAGCATGTTAAAGCCGATTGGACATGTTGTTCTAACCAGTGGAATGATCTATGAAGCACCAGATAATATTCCAAATGTGCTAATTCAAATGGACCCTATTCGGATTGAACAAGTTATATCCAATCTCGTCTCGAACGCTCTTAAGCATACTTCTCCGGGGGATGCCATTCGTGTAAACATAGCGCTGGAAGACGAGCAGTTCCACGTCACAATTGCTGATTCGGGTCAGGGAATACGTGCACAGGACATGCCTTTTGTGTTTGAACGTTATTTCAAGGGCAAGACTTCCTGGTCAAACAAACACGCTCACGAAGGGACAGGTCTAGGTTTGTCTATCTGCAAAAGCATTATTGAGGCACACGGTGGACATATCTCCTTTTCGAGCAAAGAAGGACAGGGCACAATCTTTCAGTTTAATCTCCCGATTTGCTGA
- a CDS encoding Ger(x)C family spore germination protein → MNRIRKKLTILSTALLVFTSGCWSSKEIEDLSVYVGLGLDVAEESKFEQDINKQGGHYPKNNVFTATVQIVPRVGGKQENQNSSSGSSGGQTFLNERLTGDSLIQIFRQFALRRDRPLIGHHLKVIVVSQELSKKYSLEQLLDFILRDNDIRPSSLVLVSRGRALDALSSKEPGEIPAFYLRGLVNNAYRTNKILPPVSLAKLDGKMQSGSSFLLQNVLTADGEHKFSGAGVYKGKTKKWIGALNQVDLQGLSWITGEAKGGALKSYAPKKGYTIVYEIKSTKSKIVPKVHGDDISFHVKVESEGQLMEDWSSPEIPATEDYIDELEAKFADAAKEQMQQVMNKMQHTYRVEVAGFGEQLRIKYPKVWKKVKKNWDETFSQIPVTYDVKMKITDYGSSTD, encoded by the coding sequence TTGAACAGGATCAGAAAGAAATTAACCATTTTGTCAACGGCGCTGCTGGTTTTTACCTCAGGGTGCTGGAGCAGCAAAGAGATCGAAGATTTAAGTGTTTATGTGGGTCTGGGACTGGACGTCGCAGAGGAATCGAAATTTGAACAGGACATTAATAAACAAGGAGGTCATTATCCCAAAAACAACGTATTTACAGCTACCGTACAGATTGTCCCACGAGTTGGGGGAAAACAGGAAAATCAAAACAGTTCCAGTGGTTCTTCCGGCGGACAAACCTTTTTGAATGAGCGGTTGACCGGAGATTCCCTTATTCAGATCTTTCGTCAATTTGCTCTAAGAAGAGACCGTCCGCTCATTGGTCATCATTTAAAGGTAATTGTCGTTTCCCAAGAGTTGTCGAAGAAATATAGCCTGGAGCAGCTGCTTGATTTTATTTTACGGGACAATGATATCCGACCCAGTTCCCTTGTTCTGGTGAGCAGAGGACGCGCTTTGGATGCTCTTAGCTCCAAGGAGCCAGGAGAAATCCCAGCCTTTTATTTGAGGGGGTTGGTGAATAATGCTTATCGTACCAATAAAATTCTTCCTCCTGTATCCCTCGCGAAACTTGATGGCAAGATGCAGTCAGGATCAAGCTTTTTGCTGCAAAATGTCCTTACTGCTGATGGGGAGCATAAATTCTCAGGTGCAGGCGTCTATAAAGGGAAAACGAAAAAGTGGATCGGCGCCTTAAATCAGGTGGACCTTCAAGGATTGTCCTGGATCACTGGGGAGGCTAAGGGAGGGGCATTAAAATCGTATGCACCAAAAAAGGGATATACGATAGTCTATGAAATCAAGTCTACTAAGAGCAAAATTGTGCCAAAAGTCCACGGAGATGACATTTCTTTTCATGTAAAAGTTGAATCAGAAGGTCAGCTCATGGAAGATTGGAGTTCACCGGAAATTCCTGCAACGGAAGACTACATTGATGAATTGGAGGCTAAGTTCGCTGATGCAGCCAAAGAACAAATGCAGCAGGTAATGAACAAAATGCAGCACACCTATCGGGTGGAAGTGGCCGGATTTGGAGAGCAGTTGCGGATCAAATATCCGAAGGTATGGAAAAAGGTCAAAAAAAATTGGGATGAAACCTTTAGTCAGATTCCCGTGACCTATGATGTGAAAATGAAGATCACAGATTATGGATCATCGACGGATTAA
- a CDS encoding spore germination protein: MNPKQDQLTTVQAAVFIINYMLGAGILTLPRTTVTAVKTPDVWISIILSGLLVMLLGIILVTLCRRFPGKTVFQFTEEITGKWIAYILGAAIILYFLVISAFEIRVMAEVTRLYLLEGTPVWAIVMVFMWIGFYLISGGINSMARLYEIILPITLILFVLAIFLSSSLFEINNLRPVLGEGIMPVFKGVKSSVLAYTGYEVMFVVMAFMKNPEKGRKAMVWGILIPMVIYLITLVMVVGSLSIEGMKTRTWPTLDLMRSFEIEGLFFERFESLLLVIWIMQIFSTSTITHYAASLGCSQLFKKKMLPFLIILLPISYITAMLPQNVDETFKLGDALGNASIYLFGVLPLLLLLLSMLRKKGGKYN, encoded by the coding sequence ATGAATCCTAAACAGGACCAGCTGACGACAGTTCAAGCCGCAGTCTTTATCATCAATTACATGCTCGGTGCAGGAATACTTACACTTCCCCGAACTACGGTAACGGCGGTCAAAACGCCTGATGTGTGGATTTCAATTATATTGTCCGGTCTGTTGGTTATGCTGCTGGGTATAATCCTGGTGACCTTGTGCCGAAGATTCCCAGGGAAGACCGTTTTTCAATTCACTGAGGAAATCACAGGGAAGTGGATTGCTTATATTTTGGGAGCTGCGATCATCCTGTATTTCCTTGTCATCTCTGCCTTTGAAATCAGGGTGATGGCTGAAGTCACCCGATTATATTTATTGGAGGGAACCCCGGTGTGGGCCATTGTCATGGTATTTATGTGGATTGGCTTTTATTTGATCTCAGGAGGGATCAACTCCATGGCACGTTTGTATGAGATCATTTTACCCATTACGCTTATTCTTTTTGTACTGGCCATTTTTCTGAGCAGCAGTCTGTTTGAGATCAATAATTTGAGACCTGTGCTGGGAGAGGGGATCATGCCGGTGTTTAAAGGGGTGAAATCTTCGGTGCTTGCCTATACGGGTTATGAAGTCATGTTTGTGGTGATGGCATTTATGAAAAATCCAGAGAAGGGCAGGAAAGCCATGGTCTGGGGAATCCTTATCCCTATGGTGATCTACCTCATCACATTAGTTATGGTTGTTGGCAGTTTATCTATTGAAGGCATGAAAACAAGAACGTGGCCAACCCTTGATTTGATGCGCAGCTTTGAGATCGAGGGGTTGTTCTTTGAACGGTTCGAATCCCTGCTGCTGGTTATTTGGATTATGCAAATTTTCTCTACGTCTACGATCACGCATTATGCCGCTTCTCTTGGATGTTCGCAATTGTTCAAGAAAAAAATGCTGCCTTTTCTGATCATCCTGCTCCCGATCAGTTACATCACTGCTATGCTTCCGCAGAACGTGGACGAAACGTTCAAACTCGGAGATGCTTTGGGAAATGCATCTATTTATTTGTTTGGTGTTTTGCCACTATTGCTTCTCTTGTTGAGCATGTTACGAAAGAAAGGAGGCAAGTACAATTGA
- a CDS encoding ABC transporter ATP-binding protein, with amino-acid sequence MAKKNIIRAQNLCKTYNTGSEQYHAIRNVDLDIYDGDFTVIMGNSGSGKSTLLYLLSGLDHITAGEVYFQDQRIDIYSEREMSDFRIHRIGYIYQSINLVPDLSLKENIALPGYIAGTKKSEVQAKTAQLMNAMDIDGQSNRLPSQTSGGQQQRAAIARALINSPDIIFADEPTGSLNYEHGKAVLDILTDINRKGQSVVMVTHDIKAACRADRLIFIQDGKVGGMMEFEKYDEHQIQDRESTVFAFVSRKA; translated from the coding sequence ATGGCGAAAAAAAATATCATCCGTGCACAGAATCTATGCAAGACATACAATACAGGCAGTGAACAATACCATGCCATTCGCAACGTTGATCTCGATATTTACGATGGGGACTTTACAGTCATCATGGGCAATTCAGGCTCCGGCAAATCAACCTTGTTGTATCTGCTGAGTGGACTTGATCACATCACCGCCGGTGAAGTTTATTTCCAGGATCAGCGTATTGATATCTATAGTGAACGGGAAATGTCCGACTTCCGTATTCACAGGATCGGATATATCTATCAGAGTATCAACCTTGTCCCTGACCTTTCTCTCAAAGAAAATATCGCTTTGCCAGGCTATATTGCAGGAACTAAAAAAAGCGAAGTGCAAGCAAAAACCGCCCAACTGATGAATGCCATGGATATTGATGGTCAGAGCAATCGCCTTCCTTCTCAAACTTCAGGAGGCCAACAGCAAAGGGCTGCCATTGCTCGTGCTTTGATCAATTCTCCGGATATCATCTTTGCCGATGAACCTACTGGAAGCTTGAACTATGAACATGGCAAAGCCGTGTTGGATATCCTTACGGATATCAACCGCAAAGGACAATCCGTTGTCATGGTTACACATGATATCAAGGCAGCCTGTCGGGCAGATCGACTTATTTTCATCCAGGATGGCAAGGTCGGTGGCATGATGGAGTTTGAGAAATATGACGAACATCAGATCCAGGATCGAGAATCAACGGTTTTCGCTTTTGTGTCGAGGAAGGCGTAA
- a CDS encoding methyl-accepting chemotaxis protein translates to MGRSQGVGIALPILDVENKDVVTDALVIHAMEKSLAIIRFDLDRRVTYVNEVFAQTMGYSVAEMYGMQHEQLCFDEFVKSPDYNAFWSSIFNGTSFQDKVERKDTKGNPVWLEATYMPVYDELNQNILGVSKIATNITSRQNNISAVVNELKMMSHDLNERADIGIERSRELMSSITYISEVSVHNRATLNHLQEQARSIQGVVKTIREIASQTQLLALNAAIEAAHAGEYGRGFDVVAKEVRKLSAMVEDSINEIRDSVNGITKEITNISDGTQKVEGYVERSQQQIAVALSDFTTIASSAQLLDAKAQHVAQIV, encoded by the coding sequence ATGGGAAGAAGTCAGGGAGTGGGGATTGCTTTGCCTATATTAGATGTGGAAAATAAAGACGTTGTCACCGATGCATTGGTCATCCATGCCATGGAAAAAAGTCTGGCCATCATTCGATTCGATCTGGATCGACGGGTTACGTATGTAAATGAAGTTTTTGCCCAGACGATGGGCTATTCTGTAGCTGAGATGTATGGTATGCAGCATGAGCAATTATGTTTCGATGAATTCGTGAAAAGCCCTGACTATAATGCGTTTTGGAGCAGTATTTTTAACGGTACCAGCTTCCAGGACAAGGTTGAACGCAAGGATACAAAGGGAAATCCCGTATGGCTTGAGGCGACATATATGCCTGTATATGATGAGTTGAATCAGAACATATTGGGTGTGTCCAAAATAGCTACCAACATCACAAGCCGTCAAAACAATATTTCAGCTGTCGTTAACGAACTGAAGATGATGTCACATGATCTGAATGAACGTGCGGACATCGGCATTGAGCGGAGCCGTGAATTGATGTCCAGTATCACGTATATATCTGAAGTCTCCGTCCACAACCGAGCAACATTGAATCATTTGCAGGAACAGGCACGTTCGATCCAGGGAGTTGTCAAAACGATTCGTGAAATTGCCTCGCAGACCCAACTTCTGGCCCTTAACGCTGCGATTGAAGCCGCACATGCTGGTGAATATGGGAGAGGGTTCGATGTTGTAGCCAAGGAAGTACGGAAACTTTCCGCAATGGTCGAAGATTCCATTAATGAGATTCGAGATAGTGTGAATGGGATAACCAAAGAGATTACGAACATTTCTGACGGAACACAGAAGGTTGAAGGATATGTGGAGCGAAGCCAGCAGCAGATTGCGGTGGCGTTGAGTGATTTTACAACCATTGCATCGTCTGCACAACTGCTGGATGCCAAAGCGCAGCACGTAGCCCAAATCGTATAA
- a CDS encoding ABC transporter permease, with the protein MDAMLKLSLSYLSRSKIQNLLIALLIFLSTLLVSTAVIILTNTGNQFKDMHDQTNGSHQILTFEKGLNDPSDVYQWWADQQGIEVSPLLTYRTLSGIAFKGIDIPNVYLYMLNTPPPPWDVDKLIFSNGTASPVPEQGTVWIPTSLANAYHISSGDTVGFKTGSSTLDLKVSSIVVDVPYGAPFTNTARVWMNPTDYQTSFDSIAGKDNYMMGIHFDDYSSNSSYWERYASETGTPFLETKMEFESISSFYLIINQIIGFIMIFLGIVMLLIALITIGFTISDAILANYKTIGILKSLGLTSNKTIGTYVIQYSLLSVAAILPSLALSVAVSKFIIHISVSSLQVGNRPTAINGISAVMLVGVSLFALVILFVVLYAKKTRSIQPVQAIRYGMSETDHTRMAIRIHSPLGNWVGFARLPAAVVIGIRNLIKNTKSSVLMLLLTTMSSSVLVLGYVLLTSITGIYQTAAQWGYDNANIAAVIVNKKTFPQAELKQVLGMDSRIRNVGWQGNITGVVSPESLSKMQGQSTSLYLSVLDGSYQELGFETLKGDNPRQANEVAIGVNVARTLNKEIGDLIDLYIEGEKRTFIITGIYQAIANMSVSGRITIDAMRTANPSYGDFDAIFINLEDPAQADTVAQELNEQFKASASIVTQKTLLDSVYAEAADTLIYPMSLIGLLFIFATFIIIFSTCRISIRKESRTYGIYKSIGMTSQRIRLSVAMGITILSAFGAVLGTLVGVYALPMLLEMVLSGYGIVHLPLILNWGGITLFACVSIGAAALGSWFSSRVIREASPRMLVIE; encoded by the coding sequence ATGGATGCCATGTTGAAACTGAGCCTCTCTTACCTAAGCAGAAGTAAAATACAAAACCTGCTCATCGCTCTGCTGATTTTTCTTTCTACACTCCTTGTATCTACGGCGGTCATTATCCTGACCAATACGGGTAATCAATTCAAAGATATGCATGATCAAACCAATGGATCTCATCAGATTCTAACGTTTGAGAAAGGGTTGAACGATCCGAGCGATGTATATCAATGGTGGGCTGATCAGCAAGGAATTGAAGTCTCTCCATTGCTGACCTATCGCACATTATCAGGCATCGCCTTTAAGGGGATAGATATCCCCAACGTTTATCTTTACATGCTCAACACCCCTCCACCTCCATGGGATGTGGATAAACTTATTTTTTCAAACGGAACTGCAAGCCCTGTTCCCGAGCAAGGTACAGTCTGGATTCCCACTTCATTGGCGAATGCCTACCATATCTCGTCAGGAGATACGGTAGGGTTTAAGACAGGTTCCAGCACACTTGATCTGAAGGTATCCAGCATTGTGGTCGATGTGCCATACGGAGCGCCCTTCACCAACACAGCACGAGTATGGATGAATCCCACGGATTATCAAACGAGTTTCGATTCAATCGCAGGTAAAGACAATTACATGATGGGCATTCATTTCGACGATTACAGCTCCAATTCAAGCTATTGGGAACGTTATGCGAGTGAGACGGGTACTCCTTTCCTGGAAACCAAGATGGAATTCGAGAGCATCTCCTCTTTCTATCTGATCATCAACCAAATTATTGGATTCATTATGATATTCCTTGGTATTGTTATGCTCCTCATCGCCCTTATCACTATCGGGTTTACGATTTCGGATGCCATTCTGGCCAACTATAAAACGATCGGCATTCTCAAATCCCTGGGCCTTACTTCAAACAAAACCATAGGTACATATGTTATTCAGTACTCTTTATTATCCGTTGCTGCCATTCTCCCAAGTCTCGCACTTAGTGTGGCAGTATCTAAATTTATCATTCATATTTCCGTGTCTTCCCTTCAGGTAGGCAATCGTCCTACTGCGATCAACGGAATTAGTGCAGTCATGCTAGTAGGTGTGTCCCTGTTTGCATTAGTGATACTGTTCGTCGTTCTGTATGCAAAAAAAACACGCAGCATCCAGCCGGTGCAGGCCATTCGTTATGGAATGTCTGAGACGGATCATACGCGCATGGCAATCCGGATACATTCGCCATTAGGTAACTGGGTCGGTTTTGCGCGATTGCCTGCAGCCGTGGTCATCGGAATCCGCAACTTGATCAAGAACACCAAAAGTTCTGTTTTGATGCTGCTGCTGACCACAATGTCTTCCTCCGTATTGGTGCTGGGGTATGTTCTATTGACCAGTATCACCGGAATTTATCAGACAGCCGCCCAATGGGGGTATGACAATGCCAATATCGCAGCTGTAATCGTTAACAAAAAAACATTTCCTCAGGCTGAGCTAAAACAAGTGTTAGGAATGGATTCGAGGATTAGAAATGTGGGTTGGCAAGGGAACATTACCGGAGTAGTTAGTCCAGAGTCTTTATCCAAAATGCAGGGCCAATCCACCAGCCTATATCTGAGTGTACTCGATGGAAGTTATCAGGAGCTTGGGTTTGAGACGCTAAAAGGGGATAATCCTCGTCAAGCGAATGAAGTTGCCATCGGTGTAAATGTAGCGAGGACATTAAATAAGGAAATCGGTGACCTCATAGACCTTTACATAGAGGGAGAAAAACGCACATTTATCATCACTGGAATTTATCAGGCAATCGCCAATATGTCCGTATCAGGTCGAATTACCATCGATGCCATGAGAACGGCGAATCCGTCTTACGGTGACTTCGATGCCATTTTCATCAATTTAGAAGATCCAGCACAAGCGGATACAGTTGCACAGGAATTAAATGAGCAATTCAAAGCTTCCGCTTCCATCGTCACGCAAAAAACGCTGCTCGATTCGGTCTATGCAGAAGCTGCTGACACTCTCATCTATCCCATGAGCTTGATTGGATTGTTATTCATCTTTGCTACGTTCATCATTATTTTCAGTACCTGCCGGATCAGTATTCGCAAAGAAAGCAGAACGTATGGAATCTACAAATCCATTGGCATGACGTCCCAAAGAATTCGATTGTCCGTAGCCATGGGAATTACCATTCTATCTGCCTTTGGAGCGGTATTGGGTACCTTGGTAGGTGTGTATGCGCTACCGATGCTGCTTGAGATGGTCCTATCCGGATATGGCATCGTACATCTTCCACTTATTCTAAATTGGGGAGGTATTACTCTGTTCGCTTGCGTTAGCATTGGTGCAGCAGCTCTCGGCTCCTGGTTCTCATCGCGGGTTATCCGTGAAGCATCTCCACGTATGCTGGTCATTGAATAG
- a CDS encoding spore germination protein, translating into MWSKIFSYVPEWSTWGQAFLLFLMPILFLKGFQWVRSSIKKGTFSNKDQQNRDSDSNPSTGEETGSYANIRLTGKYATDLISVKETFGQNADVHIREFTIRGTHTSAAVMYVDGLVDHDLIDTHLVTPLMIEGVPETERETFQHPENANELKAYISSQLLPVSEVQEAETLQQAARAVLIGKNVLLIDGMPGALLVGSAKGKTRSLEEPLSEALLRGPRIGFTERLSDNTGILRLFGGNEALFMTKHQVGTRMKKDLVIAYIQDIASSDLVAEVERRIQNLDMDMMLESGYVEQLIEDDELSPFQQVQNTERPDRVISGLLEGRVAILLDGTPFALIVPSTFSMLLQSPEDYYERWIPGTFLRMLRFLAAMLALFAPALYISFISFHPGLIPTKLALTIIQTRQGVPFPSVIEALIMEVSIEILREAGIRLPKPIGPAMGIVGGLIIGEAAVKAGMVSPFLVIVVAVTAISSFSIPSYSAGITLRILRFFGMLSAAAFGLFGVVMFFLLLCSHLVRLKSFGVPYVTPAVPFSLSDWKDFIIRVPLRMMRKRPNMMNPKDPDRKK; encoded by the coding sequence ATGTGGTCGAAAATATTCTCTTATGTGCCGGAGTGGTCTACTTGGGGACAGGCCTTTTTATTATTTTTGATGCCAATCTTGTTCTTGAAAGGATTCCAGTGGGTTCGTTCATCCATAAAGAAAGGGACCTTTTCGAATAAAGATCAACAAAATCGGGATTCTGACTCCAATCCTTCTACGGGCGAAGAGACAGGGAGTTACGCAAATATAAGGCTTACCGGGAAGTATGCTACGGATCTGATTAGTGTAAAAGAAACGTTTGGTCAAAATGCAGATGTACATATAAGGGAATTTACGATAAGGGGAACCCATACGTCCGCGGCTGTCATGTATGTGGATGGTTTGGTAGATCATGATCTGATTGATACGCATCTCGTCACACCCCTTATGATTGAGGGGGTACCGGAAACAGAGCGAGAAACATTTCAACACCCCGAAAATGCAAATGAACTCAAAGCTTATATAAGCAGTCAGCTGCTGCCTGTTAGTGAAGTTCAGGAAGCGGAGACGTTGCAGCAAGCGGCACGGGCAGTTCTTATCGGCAAAAATGTACTATTAATTGACGGGATGCCAGGAGCTCTCCTTGTCGGATCAGCAAAAGGGAAAACCCGCAGCTTGGAAGAACCGCTATCTGAAGCCCTGCTTCGCGGGCCAAGAATCGGCTTCACCGAACGGCTAAGCGATAATACCGGAATACTACGGCTATTCGGAGGTAACGAGGCTTTATTTATGACCAAGCATCAGGTTGGTACCCGGATGAAAAAGGATCTCGTCATTGCATATATCCAAGATATTGCAAGCTCCGATCTTGTCGCCGAGGTGGAGAGACGAATCCAGAACCTGGACATGGATATGATGCTGGAATCCGGTTATGTGGAACAGCTTATTGAAGATGATGAGCTGAGCCCCTTCCAACAGGTGCAGAACACAGAGAGACCCGACCGTGTAATCAGCGGGTTGTTGGAAGGACGCGTAGCCATCTTACTGGATGGAACACCCTTTGCATTAATTGTGCCGTCGACCTTCAGCATGCTGCTTCAATCCCCCGAAGACTATTACGAACGCTGGATTCCGGGAACGTTTCTGCGTATGCTTCGTTTCCTGGCGGCCATGCTTGCGCTGTTCGCGCCTGCATTGTATATCTCTTTTATCTCTTTTCATCCGGGTCTGATTCCAACGAAGCTGGCTCTAACCATCATTCAAACCAGACAGGGCGTGCCTTTTCCCTCTGTTATCGAGGCACTGATTATGGAAGTCTCCATTGAAATTTTGCGGGAAGCCGGAATTCGGCTTCCGAAGCCGATCGGACCTGCGATGGGCATCGTTGGCGGTTTGATTATTGGGGAGGCCGCGGTGAAGGCTGGAATGGTCAGTCCATTTCTGGTTATAGTTGTGGCCGTTACTGCGATTTCTTCGTTCTCGATCCCTTCCTATAGTGCGGGGATTACACTGCGTATATTACGTTTTTTTGGAATGCTCAGTGCGGCGGCCTTCGGATTGTTTGGGGTAGTCATGTTTTTCTTGCTGCTCTGCAGTCATCTGGTTCGGTTGAAAAGCTTTGGAGTTCCTTACGTCACCCCTGCGGTGCCATTCAGCCTGTCGGATTGGAAGGATTTCATTATTCGGGTACCCTTACGAATGATGAGGAAGCGCCCAAATATGATGAATCCGAAAGACCCTGATCGTAAAAAGTAG